From the Candidatus Peregrinibacteria bacterium genome, one window contains:
- the rpoD gene encoding RNA polymerase sigma factor RpoD produces the protein MAKKNATFIRQPNEEELSKFPSGIKVLIKKGREHGFVTQQELMKAIPEVEYNVILLDEVYTLFMELGIEVIDVRDDLIWKRNEKEEKPKKEGKAVKGKKQKDGELSTILREGRHGLDDAEEDMLDPDQFLGPEEDIEDQEIDVPLDVSDEEDPEEEDSYLSDEERRRMLDISEIANDSVRMYLSEIGRVPLLTGEEEKKLARRISKGDMSAKQYLAEANLRLVVSIAKKYIGRGLSFLDLIQEGNIGLFRAVEKFDPERGFKFSTYATWWIRQAITRAIADQARTIRIPVHMVETINKLTHTQRRLAQEFGREPTVEELAAEMDMEVKKVRHIKKISQDILSLEAPVGAEEDSKLGDFIQDDETISPTESTSRQILKENIQEILQYLTPREAKIIEMRFGLRDGIGHTLEEVGREFGVTRERIRQIEAKVLQKLKDHPTSEKIRDSFDTFDDRRGKPKGKKPVAQGDIVR, from the coding sequence ATGGCAAAAAAGAACGCTACTTTCATCCGACAGCCCAACGAGGAAGAGCTTAGTAAGTTTCCTTCGGGAATAAAAGTTCTCATTAAAAAGGGAAGAGAACATGGGTTTGTTACCCAACAGGAACTCATGAAAGCGATTCCTGAGGTAGAGTATAACGTTATTCTTCTCGATGAGGTCTACACGCTTTTTATGGAGCTCGGTATTGAGGTTATTGATGTTCGAGATGATCTCATTTGGAAACGAAATGAGAAGGAGGAAAAACCAAAAAAAGAAGGAAAGGCGGTAAAAGGTAAAAAGCAAAAGGATGGTGAGCTCTCTACTATTTTACGAGAGGGGAGACATGGTCTTGATGATGCTGAGGAAGACATGTTGGATCCTGATCAATTTCTAGGACCTGAAGAAGATATTGAAGATCAGGAGATTGATGTTCCTTTAGATGTTTCAGATGAAGAAGATCCCGAAGAGGAAGACTCTTATCTTTCTGATGAGGAGCGTCGACGAATGCTCGATATTTCAGAGATTGCAAACGATTCTGTGCGTATGTATCTTTCTGAGATTGGGCGTGTTCCGCTTTTAACCGGAGAAGAAGAAAAAAAATTAGCACGGCGTATTTCAAAAGGAGATATGTCTGCAAAACAATACCTTGCCGAAGCAAATCTTCGACTTGTGGTTTCTATTGCAAAAAAATATATCGGACGAGGACTTTCTTTTCTCGATCTCATCCAAGAGGGGAATATTGGACTCTTTCGTGCAGTTGAAAAATTTGATCCCGAAAGAGGATTTAAATTCTCCACATATGCAACATGGTGGATTCGTCAGGCAATTACGCGTGCTATTGCCGATCAGGCACGAACAATTCGTATACCGGTGCACATGGTAGAAACCATTAATAAACTCACTCACACTCAACGCCGTCTTGCTCAGGAATTTGGACGTGAACCAACAGTAGAAGAACTCGCAGCAGAAATGGACATGGAAGTAAAGAAAGTACGGCATATTAAGAAAATATCACAGGATATCCTCTCTCTTGAAGCGCCTGTCGGTGCTGAAGAAGACAGTAAACTCGGGGATTTTATCCAAGATGATGAGACCATTTCTCCTACCGAATCAACAAGCCGTCAAATTCTCAAGGAAAATATTCAAGAAATTCTCCAGTACCTCACTCCACGTGAAGCGAAGATTATCGAAATGCGATTTGGACTTCGAGATGGTATTGGTCACACACTTGAAGAAGTAGGGCGTGAATTTGGAGTAACTCGCGAACGTATTCGCCAAATTGAAGCAAAAGTACTTCAAAAATTAAAAGATCATCCCACGAGCGAAAAAATTCGTGATTCTTTTGATACCTTTGATGATCGAAGAGGGAAACCAAAGGGGAAAAAGCCCGTTGCTCAGGGAGATATTGTTCGCTAA
- the greA gene encoding transcription elongation factor GreA, translating to MSSTSGKLGKSQIITEDAVLLTEEGLQQLKKELQYLKTEKRRMVAERLQEAIAYGDLSENSEYEEAKNEQAFVEGRILEIEKMVKNAQLIDEKKAHSAKTVQIGTTVTIQLLEKGEKSEEFTIVGSTEADPMKSRISNVSPVGRALLGAKKGEKVKVQAPAGVFEYEILDLH from the coding sequence ATGTCCTCAACTTCCGGAAAACTTGGAAAATCTCAGATAATTACTGAAGACGCTGTTCTTCTTACCGAAGAGGGGCTTCAGCAACTCAAGAAAGAACTGCAGTATCTAAAAACAGAAAAACGTCGAATGGTGGCAGAACGACTTCAAGAAGCGATTGCCTACGGAGATCTCTCTGAAAACTCTGAATACGAAGAGGCGAAGAATGAGCAGGCATTTGTAGAAGGACGAATTCTTGAGATTGAGAAAATGGTCAAAAATGCGCAACTCATCGATGAGAAAAAGGCGCATTCTGCTAAGACCGTTCAGATTGGAACAACTGTCACCATTCAGCTTTTGGAAAAAGGAGAAAAGTCAGAAGAATTTACAATTGTTGGTTCTACAGAAGCAGATCCAATGAAATCTCGAATTTCAAATGTTTCTCCTGTTGGACGAGCACTTCTTGGGGCGAAAAAGGGAGAAAAGGTAAAAGTTCAGGCTCCTGCTGGAGTTTTTGAATATGAGATTCTCGATCTCCATTAA